A single genomic interval of Methanocaldococcus sp. harbors:
- a CDS encoding C2H2-type zinc finger protein, with product MQKLEIPKEGVFYKCPYCDYKNADKKAVLKHIKSKHQEELKKEAEKMNKKKQQQKQNREMIEYKDYMYLFAHKKKCLIILEDGTTIKGLVKAKDRYTIMVLDSDYIPKGFDKPPRRIILHKGHIVSVIPLEEESKKEKEENKNENKNENN from the coding sequence TTGCAAAAGTTAGAGATACCTAAAGAGGGTGTTTTTTATAAGTGTCCATATTGTGATTACAAGAATGCGGATAAGAAGGCAGTGTTAAAGCATATTAAGAGTAAGCATCAGGAAGAGTTAAAAAAGGAGGCTGAAAAGATGAATAAGAAGAAGCAGCAACAGAAACAGAATAGGGAGATGATAGAATACAAAGATTATATGTATTTGTTTGCTCATAAGAAAAAGTGTTTAATTATATTAGAAGATGGGACTACTATAAAAGGATTGGTTAAGGCAAAGGATAGATATACGATAATGGTTTTGGATAGCGATTATATACCTAAAGGATTTGATAAGCCCCCAAGAAGGATCATACTACATAAAGGACATATTGTTAGTGTCATCCCATTAGAAGAGGAGTCTAAAAAAGAAAAAGAAGAAAATAAAAATGAGAATAAAAACGAGAATAATTAA